CTATACTTTCTTTGATTTCTTCCCATGGAAGGTCAAACACCTTTTTAAATTTTAGATAAAAAAACACAAACCCTGCTATCATCAGAAGATCTACCATCACGAGAATGATCAAAAAAGTAATAGTCAAACCACTCATCCTTAACCCCTAAACACCACTCCCTCTATTTCTATTTTCTGTGGCACTGGAGTTAGTCCCTTTTTTTTGATTTCTTCTTTTAAATTTTCTTCTAATTCCTTTTTCTTGCTTCCATCAAACCAAACAGATAAAGGTACTTTTTGTAGCTTTTCGTAGAGAAATTCTCGGTAAGCTGTTTCTGAAAATACGATTTCTTTCATCGTGGTGCTGTTATCGAAATAGAACACCGCATCTACATTTAAATAATCTTTATTTCCTACAGGGATTAAAAGTTCTTTCATTTCAAGTTTATAGGGATAGTAAGTGTCTTTTTGTTCTATTTGAGAAATGATGATTTTAGAGACCTTTGAAGTTTCAGAGGCGTTTACAGGTGTTTTTTTCTCGACCGAAGATTCGGTTATTTCAGAGGGAGGCTCAACCTTATAAGTTTGCTGAGGTTCTTTAAAAAAAAAGATTTTAAATACTAAAAAAATACCTGTCAAAAGCAATACAGTAGAACCTAATATACCCCATATCCATGGATTTTTAAATTTTTCTAAATAACTTATTTTAGAGGGTTTAGGTGTCTTTTCTGAAGGTATTTCTTTAGAAACAGACTCTTCAGGTTTTTCTATCAATTCTTCTACTAACGTAGAGGCTTTTTCAGGAGGAAGAACTTCTTCCTTGGTTTCCTGTTCGACTTTTACCCCCTCTTGTTTTTCATATTGAGATGATTCTTTTATTTCTTCTGAAGAAGTTTGTTCTACATCTTTTTTGATCTCTTCTAAGTCCTTTTTTAGTTCTTCTTCCAAACTATCCTCCTAAAACTTTTTCTAATTTTTCCTTTAAAGTTTCAGGGGTAAAAGGCTTAACTATATATTGATTAACCCCGTGTTTTATAGCCTCTATAACGTTGTCTTTTTGTGCCTCAGCTGTTACCATTACAAAGAGAATGTCTTTAAGATTAGGGTCGTTTCTTACTGCTTTTAAAAGATCAAGACCACTCATCTTAGGCATGTTCCAGTCAGAAATGATAAGGTCTATTTTTTCTTTTTTTAATAGTTCTAATGCAGAACTTCCGTCGTCTGCTTCCAAGATATTTTTAAAACCTAACTGGGTTAAGATGTTTTTTATGATCTTTCTCATCGTAGCAAAATCGTCTACTACCAGTACTTTTAAATCAGTGTTTAAAGACATACTCCTTACCCTCCTCTCTTAGGTTGGTTTAAAATACTTCTAAGTTTTATGATAGCTTGGTTGTGAAGTTGAGAAACTCTACTTTCTGTACACTCCAAAACTTTTGCAATTTCTTTCATCGTAAGTCCTTCATAGTAATAAAGAGCCAAAACTAAACGCTCCTT
Above is a genomic segment from Thermodesulfobacterium commune DSM 2178 containing:
- a CDS encoding chemotaxis response regulator CheY; its protein translation is MSLNTDLKVLVVDDFATMRKIIKNILTQLGFKNILEADDGSSALELLKKEKIDLIISDWNMPKMSGLDLLKAVRNDPNLKDILFVMVTAEAQKDNVIEAIKHGVNQYIVKPFTPETLKEKLEKVLGG